Below is a genomic region from Pseudomonas berkeleyensis.
TGTAGTGGCCATCCTTCTTCAGAGTAGCAATCGGGCGATCCGCACAGGTCTTGTCATTGATGTCCCAGGCCTGGCCGTTGATCTGCCAGTATTTGTAGCTGCCGCCCTGCTCCACGTTGCCGGACAGCATCGCCGCCCACTCGAAATTGAAGCGCAAGGTCTCGGCGCGAGCCAGATCCGGCTCGGCAATGGGATTGGCCGGCAAGGCTGGCGGCCAATCCGCTGACGGCTCGCTGCTGGCAACACTCTTTATGGTCGCCAGACGCAACGGGCCGTTACGCAGGGACAACTCCTGCCCAGCCGCCGGCACCTTCAGCGCCAGATCGATGCGCATGCCAGGGCCCAGCCAATATTCCTTGCCTAGCGGACGCGGCTGCACCGGATTGCCGTCCAACGCATAGATACGCGCCTCGCCACCTGGCAGGTTGAGGCGATAGGTGATGGTGTTGTCGACATTGATCAGGCGCAGGCGCACCACCTGCCCTGCCGGCAGTTCCAGGTCAGGGTTAGGCTCACCATTGATGGTGCTCAGTCGACCTCGCGTACCCTCGCGTGCCGCCTGGCGCGGTACCAGAAACTCGGTGAAAGCGCCCTGCTCATCGATATGCCAGGTCTTCAGGCTCAGTGTGCGCTCATGGCGGAACCCCGTCGGCTCGCGCTCCTCGACGATCAATGGCCCGACCAGGCCGCGCCCAAGTTGCTCGGCACTGGTGGTGTGCGGGTGATACCAGAAGCTGCCGGCATCGTGACAAATGAAGTCGTAGTCGAAATATTCACCCGGCAACACCGGCGCCTGGGAAACATAGGGCACGCCATCCATCTCCAGCGGCAGGCGGATGCCATGCCAATGGATGGTGCTTTGCACGTCCAGTTTATTGATGAAGCGCACCCGCAGACGCTCGCCCTGTCGGCAGCGCAGCTCGAAGCCAGGCGCCTGACCACCATAGGCCCAGGCCGGCGTGATATGCCCCGGCACCAGCTCCAGATCCAGCGGTGCAGCGATCAGCTCGTAGTCATGGGTCGCCACGTTCTCCGGGCGACCCAGCCAGTAACGCACACCGCCAGCACCAAGCCCGGCGATACCTAGGCCAGCCAGGCCAGCGAGCACTTGTCTGCGGGTAAACGACATCTTCATCCTCGGCGATTCACAGGGCTCCCCCCAATTGCATCATCTTCTCATTTCCAAGGATGACAAGACGAGACCTGGGTGAGGCGTGTTGCCGCACAAGCCTGAAAAACCGCCTCCTATCAGACTCGCTGAAATTGCGACCAGCCGCTCAGCGCTGGCAAAACGCGTAACAACCCTGCATACGGGGCGCTTGAATCCAGGAACTGCACAGCTCAAGCTGATGACCTGAGCTTATGGACTAACTTCGAGGCTATGGAAGCTTCCATGATTTACTTCTTAATCGCCCTCTCAGCACCAGCGACTTTATTTATATTTTTCTGGTTATGGGCACTTTCTGAAAATCACAGAAAAATTTATCTGTTGAGCAAAACCAGAAAAAAGGACTACTTCCCCATTCGCGCAGAGATTGTAGATCAGCGCATGATAAAGAATCGCTTCCACGCACATAAGAGAACTTGGGTTCACTACTGCACCATCTACCTATTACGCTACCACCACGAGGGGCGAACGTACGAAGTTCAATATCTAGATGAGCAACAGGTAGGTGACCCCGTTGTAATCGACAAGCAGACCGGAACAGCCACTCTTTATATAAAAATTGAACGGCCAGCAGATGCACATTTCGAGCGTCCACTCAAGGCAGGTTACTTTCATATATGCCTGGGATTGGCACTCTACCTCATAACCTGGCTTGCCACGATCTTGCTCATACAAGGAGTCGGCCATTGAAGAATTGGGAGATTGCTCTTGCCATTGTCCTGCTTCTTATCCTCATGGTTTTCTGGGCGTTTTTTGCCAGAGTTGTTTATGGCGCGCTCACAATGATCATCCAGCGTATAAAGATTGCCTGCATGCAGCCCGGCACAGCGCAGGTGATCGCCTTCCGAGTATCGACTCACGACCCAGAAGATCGGCTTTATGACGACGCTCGCCCTGTCGTTGAACTGGAACTCAACTGTGAAATAAAGGGAAAACACTTCCACCTGACTCTCGAGCCACTGACCAGCCAAAATCTGTTCAAAGCCCTTGAACTACCTGAACACAGTGCCTCCTGCTGGATGAGTGACAGTGACTGGCATCAATTACTCGATGGACGATGGATAGCCATCGCATGCAACCCCCGTAATGAAAAAGCGGTTCTGATCGAGCAACTTCATTACAGCCGTGAAGTCGTTGCCTTTTGGCTAATAGCCTCAGCGGGATTGGTGACCACAGTTCTGCTGGCCTGGTATACCTGATATGGCCGCCTTCAACGCCACGGGGCATTTCCATCACAAGCGACTTGAGATTGAGATACGCTTTTATGTAGAAGCGCCCTCCCTGCCTCATAAAAATCAGCATTGGCCTATAAAAACATGGGGCCAAATACAGCCAGTGCAGTAAAACCTTGGTCAATGCCCCGCTGAAACAAAGCAGCGTTAGAATTACGCTCCCCACGCGGCTCTCTGCACGACATGGATCATTTCGGCACAGCGATGAGCATCGCCTTGGTAATTCTCACCTCGCTGTTGCTGCTCTTCTGGATAGTGCTGATGGGCGGTATCGCCAATGGCTATAGGGCTGATCGCCATCGGCAGGGAGGCTACTACCTGTTCGGACGTCTCATACTGAAAGGCATACGCCAGGCTTTTCTGCGACCCGGTGCGGCCCAGGTTGCAGCTTATGAGATTCTGACTCCGGATCCGAAGGAAGGCGACGCCGAAGATGCCCGGCCAATGATCTGCCTAGAACTCTACTGCGAACGCCACGGCCAACATTATCGTGAGCATACCGAAAAGAGCAGATTTTCTACTGAGTCTTTCTCTACACCCACTATCGTTTAACCAATACGCAAAACAAGTTATAACTACCACCCGACAGGTAAATACTGCGCTTATAACCGAGACGCAACAACGCGCGCCTTACAAAACCCATTAAGCCTATACCCCCAAGGCAGACGAGCAGTCTGCTCTTGATCTGCGCCCGCCAAGACCGCTCACTGAGATTATCAATAAAATTTCTATCCGATGGAAAACCAAGTTGCTGGTAATGGCAGACCGAAAGACTATTTCTACGGCATAACTCTGACACAGCACCACTTGTCAGATACTGCATATGTTCCAAGTCGACACGCAGAGCAGTCTTGCGATCATCATTCGCGATAGCGTCCCCGTTCGGAGTCCATATTAAAATCTTGCCACCCTTGTCAAGCAACTCGCACAAATCAGAAATGAGCTGATTAGGGTTCAGCACGTGCTCAATCACATCATTCAAAACAATAAGATCAAATTTTTCATCGATATTTTTCAACACATCGATACCACCCAAGAGAACAGATTCAAGACCGAGTTGGTGACAAATCGAAACCGCGACATGATCGAACTCAACACCGACAACAGAGGCTCCTAGTTGTTTTGCTTGATATAGAAACTCTCCTGTTCCACAGCCAAAATCAAGGATTCTATACCCCGCATTTAACCTGAGAAGCATATCCTTCATAACAAAACTCAAACGCGGATCGGATTGCGGATCCAAAACATCCAACTCAGACTTTATATTTTCAACACCATAACTTATACGCCCACCAAAGTACGCAACATGGTAAGAACTATAAAAATCATTGAGCAAATTTTCGGAGGGTGCTGGAGAAACATAATAACAGCCACACATCGAGCAATTTAACACAGAACACCTATCAGGACGAATGTAAGACGGCTTAGTACTTATCGCATCACAGAAAGGGCAGCCCCTACTCTCAAAACGAGAAAAATCCCAATTTATCATTCGCTTATCGAGAGGTTCGAGAATCATTGTATTTCCTTCTACACCCAAAGCCCAAGCATGTAAAAACCAAGTAACTCTGCCGATGCTACCCCAACATGAGGCTCAACGACTCGAACAACTCACCTCACTTACATAATTCGTGAGCAAACCTCTTCCGCAGAAGAACTGCAAACAGGTGCACCACGCCTGACCGTCGCATCAATCGGTGCCCACAAGCTAATGGCATCCTCAATGCTATCTAGAATGAGGTGCTTCAGACTTCCATGAAAAAACCGGCCTAAGCCGGTTTTTTCATTCAGCGCTACGGGATCACTCCCACTCGATGGTCGCTGGCGGCTTGCTCGACACGTCGTAGGTGACGCGGGAGATGCCTTCGATTTCATTGATGATGCGGCCGCTGACGGTTTCCAGCAGCTCGTAAGGCAGGTGAGCCCAGCGTGCGGTCATGAAGTCCACGGTTTCCACGGCGCGCAGGGCGACAACCCAGGCGTAGCGACGGCCATCACCAACCACACCGACCGACTTCACCGGCTGGAACACCACGAAAGCCTGGCTGGTCTTGTGGTACCAGTCGGCCTTGCGCAGCTCTTCGATGAAGATGTGGTCGGCACGACGCAGCAGATCGGCGTATTCCTTCTTCACTTCACCGAGGATACGAACGCCCAGACCTGGGCCCGGGAATGGGTGGCGGTAGACCATGTCGTAGGGCAGGCCCAGTTCCAGGCCGATCTTGCGCACTTCGTCCTTGAACAGTTCACGCAGCGGCTCGACCAGCTTGAGGTTCATTTCCTCCGGCAGACCACCGACGTTGTGGTGACTCTTGATCACGTGAGCCTTGCCGCTCTTGGCGCCAGCCGACTCGATCACGTCCGGGTAGATGGTGCCCTGGGCGAGGAACTGGATGTTGTCCAGTTTGCTGGCCTGCGCATCGAACACATCGATGAAAGTGCGACCGATGATCTTGCGCTTCTTCTCCGGATCGGACTCACCGGCCAGATTGGAAAGGAACTGCTCTTCGGCATCAGCACGGATGACCTTGACGCCCATGTTCTCGGCGAACATGGCCATGACCTGATCGCCCTCGTGCAGACGCAGCAGGCCGTTGTCGACGAATACGCAGGTGAGCTGATCGCCGATGGCCTTGTGCAGCAGCGCAGCAACCACCGAGGAGTCGACGCCGCCGGACAGCCCCAACAGCACATTGGCGTCGCCAACCTGCTCGCGAACCTGGCGGATGGCGTCTTCGACGATGTTGGCCGGCGTCCACAACGGCTCACAACCGGCGATTTCCAGCACGAAGCGCGACAGGATGCGACCGCCCTGCTTGGTGTGGGTCACTTCCGGGTGGAACTGCACGCCGTAGTAGTGGCGAGAGTCATCGCACATGGCGGCAATCGGGCAGCTCGGGGTGCTGGCGAGGATGTGGAAACCCTCCGGCAGGCGGGTGACCTTGTCGCCGTGGCTCATCCACACGTCGAGGCCGAGTACGCCGTCGGCGTCGACATGGTCTTCGATGCCAGCCAGCAGCTCGCTCTTGCCAACCACGTCGACGCGGGCGTAGCCGAACTCACGCAGGTCGGAACCTTCCACCTTGCCGCCGAGCTGCTCGGCCATGGTCTGCATGCCGTAGCAGATGCCCAGCACCGGTACATTCAGATCGAACACGGCCTGCGGCGCGCGCGGGCTGTTGGCTTCGTGCACCGACTCCGGACCACCGGCGAGAATGATGCCGCGCGGGGCGAAGGCACGGATGTCCTCGTCGCTCATGTCCCAAGGGTGCAGTTCGCAATAGACGCCGATCTCACGAACGCGGCGGGCGATCAGTTGGGTGTACTGGGAACCGAAGTCCAGAATGAGGATGCGGTGGGCGTGAATGTCGTGGGCCATGGCCATCTCTCGTAGGTATTCACAAATGACACGGGGCTGATCGAACAGCCCCGTTATTCATAAAAGTGCAGCGGATCAACCGACCCGGTAGTTCGGCGCTTCCTTGGTGATCTGCACGTCGTGGACGTGCGATTCAGCCATGCCGGCGCCAGTGATGCGCACGAACTCCGGCTTGGTGCGCATCTCTTCGATGGTGGCGCAGCCGGTGTAGCCCATGGAGGCACGCAGGCCGCCCATCAACTGGTGAACGATGGCTGCCATCGCGCCCTTGTACGGCACGCGACCTTCGATGCCTTCCGGCACCAGCTTCTCGGCACCAGCCGAGGAGTCCTGGAAGTAACGGTCACTCGAACCTTGCGCCTGCGCCATGGCGCCCAGCGAGCCCATGCCACGGTAAGCCTTGTAGGAACGGCCCTGGAACAGCTCGACTTCACCCGGGGCCTCTTCGGTACCGGCCAGCATGGAACCGATCATCACGGCGGAGGCGCCAGCGACGATGGCCTTGGACAGGTCGCCGGAGAAACGGATGCCACCGTCAGCGATCAGCGGTACGCCGGTGCCCGCCAACGCGGCGGCGACATTGGCCACGGCGCTGATCTGCGGAACGCCAACGCCGGCGACGATGCGGGTGGTGCAGATCGAGCCAGGGCCGATGCCGACCTTGACGCCGTCGGCGCCAGCCTCGACCAGTGCCTTGGCAGCGGCGCCAGTGGCGATGTTGCCACCGATCACCTGGACGTCCGGGAAATTCTGCTTGACCCAACGCACGCGGTCGATCACGCCTTTGGAGTGACCGTGAGCAGTGTCGACGATGATCACGTCCACACCAGCATTGACCAGCGCTGCAACCCGATCACCCGTATCGGCACCGGTACCGACAGCGGCGCCAACGCGCAGGCGACCCTGGTCATCCTTGCTCGCCAGCGGGTAGGCCTTGGCTTTCTCGATGTCGTTGACGGTCATCATGCCCTTGAGGCGGTACTGATCATCGACGATCAGCACGCGCTCGATGCGGTGCTTGTGCAGCAGCTTGCGCACGGTGGCCTTATCTTCGCCTTCCTTGACGGTGACTAGGCGCTCTTTCGGTGTCATCACCTCACGCACCTTGGCGTCCAGGCGGTTTTCGAAGCGTACGTCGCGGGAAGTGACGATGCCCACCAGATCGCCGTTGTACAGCACTGGTACACCGGAAATGTTGTTCAGGCGGGTCAGTTCGAACAGATCGCCAACGGTCGCATCAGCCTCGATGGTGATCGGATCCTTGACCACACCGGACTCGAACTTCTTGACCTTGCGCACTTCGGCAGCCTGCTGCTCGATGGTCATGTTCTTGTGGATGATGCCGATGCCGCCTTCCTGCGCCATGGCGATAGCCAGGCGAGCCTCGGTGACCGTATCCATGGCGGCTGACAGCAGCGGGATGTTCAGTTCGATGCCGCGAGTCAGGCGGGTCTTGAGGCTGACGTCCTTGGGCAACACCTCGGAGTAACCGGGGATAAGCAGGACGTCGTCGAAAGTGAGTGCTTCTTGGCTGATGCGCAGCATGGCGGGCTCCCGAGCGGGAAAATAAGAAGCGCGGCATTATACCCAGCGACCTCATTTCACTCAATGCAAAGTGTGCCTCTAGGCAGTCATGCCTCGAACACATAAAATAATGATTCTCAAAAACACTTGCACTTGAGTGCCAAATGAAACCTAACCGCTCCTCCTTGAGCAGCCAGCGTGCCGCTCTGCTTACCCTTTGCCTGCTTCCAGCCAGCCACCTGCTGGCTCAGGAGCTGGAGCTACCCAGCCAGGAAATCGTCGCTGCCCCGACTCTCGAAGACGACGGTTACCAGGCAAAGCGTGCCAGTACGGCAAGCAAATCCTCCGTTGCACTCAGGGATGAGGCTCAGTCGGTTCAGGTGGTTACGCCAAAGACCATTGAGGATTACCGGGTGCGTTCGCTGGATGACGCGATGAAGTTCGTCAGTGGCGTCAGCCAGAGCAATACGCTGGGCGGCACCCAGGACGGTTTCGTGAAACGAGGCTTTGGTGCCAACGCCGATGGATCGATCCTTCGTGACGGCATTCGCTCCAGCCTCTCGCGCAACTTCAGCGCCACCACCGAACGCGTGGAGGTGCTCAAGGGGCCGGCCTCGCTGCTATATGGCGCGCTGGAACCGGGCGGCCTGATCAACGTCACCAGCAAGAAGCCGCAGTACCAATGGGACACGCGCATCGACGCAGGCAGCTCAAGCTTTGGCGGCGGCAACCTGGCGGTCGACGTAACCGGCCCGATTGCCGACAGTGGCCTGGCCTTTCGCCTGATTGCCGAGCGTCAGCACGAAGATTACTGGCGTAACTTCGGCACCAAGGAAAACAGCCTGATTGCACCCTCGCTGAGCTGGGAAGGCGAACGCCTGCGCCTCAACATCGCCTACGAATACAAGGAATACAGCACGCCAGTGGATCGCGGCACGGTGATCATCAACAGCAAGCCGGCCAAGGTGTCCTACAAGGACCGCTTCGGCGAGAGCTGGTCGAAGGCAGAAGGCATCGACGAATTGCTCACCGCCACTGCCGAGTATCAACTCAGCGACGACTGGTCGACGCGCCTTACCTACGGCTGGAACAACGAGCGCTACGACTATGCCGAAGCGCGACCCGATCCCAATGGATTCAATAGCCCTGCTGGTGCAATGCGGCGCCGCTCCGATGGCAGCGAACATGACAACCAGACCCAATACCTGGCCTGGGACTGGATCGGCAATTCCGACCTGTTCGGCCAGCCTCATGACCTGCTGATCGGTGCCGACACCGAGCGAGTCGACAACTTCCGTGGCGACACCTGGCGCGGCCCGGCAGTAGGTGGCTTCAATATCTACAACCCGGTATACGGCAACCTCGCCGCACCTTCGCTGCTCAATCCCGCGCAAAGTGATCGCAGCGACGAGCTGCATTCACGGTCGATCTACGCGAAGGACAACTGGCATCTGAACGACCAGTGGATTCTGGTTCTCGGTGGCCGTTATCAGCGCTTCGAGCAGCTCGTCGAGCAAGGACGAGGAGCCACCTACGTCCGCCCAACCGACCGCCACGACACCACCTTCCTGCCCTTCGGCGGCCTGGTCTTCCAACTGAACGACCAGGTGGCCTTCTACGGCAACTACAGCCGCTCCTTCGTACCCAATGCCTCGGACGCCACTACCGGCCAGGCCTTCGATCCCGAAGAGGGTCGCAGCTACGAGTTGGGCGTAAAACTCGACCTGCCGCGAGGTATCGGCGCCAGCCTGGCGCTGTTCGATATCGAGAAAGAGAACGTGGTGGTGAGCAACAACAACGTTTCGGAAGCAGCAGGCAAGGTCGGTTCGCGCGGCGTGGAACTGGATATCAGTGGCCGCCTCAGCGAGCGCTGGGAAGTGCTCGGCAGCTACGCCTACACCGATACGGAAATCCTCGATGACCCGACCAACGAAGGCAACGAGCTGGTCAACGCCGCACGCAACATCGCCAGCCTCTACATTACCCATCACCTGGATCTGCCACAGCAATTCGGTCAGTGGCGGCTGGGGGGGGGCGCACGCTACGTCGGCGAGCGCGCCGGCGACAACGCCAACACATTCTGGCTGGACAGCTACACGGTGGCCGATGCCTTCATCAGTTGGGACAGTCAATTGCTCGGCGAGAAGACTCGCCTGCAACTGAACGTACGCAACCTGTTCGACGAGCGTTACTACCCGTCCAGCGGCGGCAATCTGCGTGTCGCAGTCGGCGAGCCGCGCGAGGTACGCCTTTCTGCCAGCATCGAGTTCTGATTCAGGCCGGATCGTCGACCCGCACCTGCCTCACGGCAAAGCCCAGTCGTTCGCCGAACTCCTCGACGAACGCCGGGCGCAGGCCGGCATCCATCCAGCCGTTGAAGATGAAGCCCAGGTTGGAAAAACCGCACGGCTGCAGGAACAGGAAACCGTTGATGTCATCTTCATGCCCGCATTCCGGGCAGGTGAAGTTGTCGGTTTCCCCTGGCCACCACACTTCCAGGCTATCGAACAACGGCACGCCGACTTCCTTGCGACATTCGGCACAGCCCGCTTCCTCGAGAAAACCACGCGTTGGTATATAGATGCAGCGGTGGGTAATGATTTCCAGGCCATTGTGCGGCTGCCCATAGGGCAGCAACTCGGGGTGCTGGGCGATGCGCCGAGCGCCGGGCCCGATGGCATAGGCCATGCCGTTGCCGCCCTGCCCGCAGGTGGTCGGCAGCGCCTCGACGATCTCGCGCTTGACCAACCAGCGCAGCATGGCCCTCGCCTTCTCTTCATGGGCAGGAAGTGTGGAAATCTGCGGGACGAGGATCAGTTGCGCGGTCATGGTGCTCGAACGGCTGGCAAGGAAAGGGCGGCAGCTTAGGCGCTGCCGCCGGCAAATCAAGCCCCGCGACAGATCGCAGCATTGGCCTGCGCCTCACGCCGCGCCAACAAGCGGGCACGCAGCACGTCGTAAATCCAGTTGAATGCCATGGTGTAGGGCAGGAAGAACAGAATCAGGACGATGTCCAGCAGCAGCGCCTCGAGCAGGCCAATCGACAGCCACCAGGCCGCCAACGGCACCAGCATGACGACCAGCCCCCCCTCGAACAGCAGTGCATGGCAGACCCGCGCCCACAGGCCGCGCTCGAAGCCCAACCGGCTCTGGGCGCGATCGAACAGGTAGTTGAACAGCATGTTCCACAGCATGGCGACGGTGGAGAACATCAGGGTCAAGGCGCCGAGCTGCAGCAAAGGCTTACCCATGAACCAGGCCATGGCCGGCGCGCAGATGAGCACGGCAATACCTTCGAAGGCCAGGGAATGACCAATACGCTCACGCAGGGAACGCGGCAGGGGCTGAGTCATGAAGCAAACCTCGTGATAAGTGACGACGAGGGCTATGATCATCGGAAAACCAGCCAACCAAAAAGCAACAGCCATCGGCCAAACCGATATGAATATTTCCCCCGAATCGCTGCAAGCATTCGCCCAGGCCGCCAGTTGTGGCTCGCTCAGCGCCGCCGCCAGGCGCCTGGGCAAGAGTCAGTCGACTGTCAGCGAGGCAGTCGCCCGCCTGGAAATCGACCTGGGCGTGGCCCTGTTCGAACGCGGCCCCCGCCACCTGCAACTGACCGAGGCCGGTGCCAGCCTGCTCGCCCACGCCGAAGAAGTCCTGTGCGCCAGCGACCGCCTGGCGCGACATGCCGCCGGTTTGGCCAGAGGCCAGGAAGCGCGCCTGACCCTGGCGCTGTCCGACGCCTACCAACCGAAACAATACGAAGTACGCCTGCAGGAGCTGGATCAGCGCTTCCCCGATCTGCAGTTCGAAAGCCTGATCGCCGAACAGGCCGACGTGCTCGACCTGGTCACCCAGGGCCGCGCACAACTAGGCCTGCTCGGTGCACAACCGACCTACCCGCCACATATCGCCCATGCCCGCCTGGAAATGAGCAGCGAGTTCGGCCTGTTCGTCGCCAAGGATCATCCCCTGAGCAAGCTGGCCCAGGTACGCCAGGAAGACTTGTCGCATTGGCGCCTGTTACGCCTGAGCAGCGTCGCCCATGACGATGCCAATACCGACGATCTACCCGGCAGCGGCGGACGTTGCTGGGCCGCACCGGACTACCTGATGCTCCTGGAAATGGCGCGTCTGGGCTTCGGTTGGGCCGAGCTGCCACGGCAACTGGTCGACACCTACAGTTTCGGTAGCCTGCATGAACTGCCCTGCAGTGGCTGGCCACGACGGGTGACCGTGGACGCTATCTGGTCGCGGCAACGCGAACTCGGCCCAGTGGCGGCCTGGCTGCTCGATCGTCTGCTCGAAGACAGTTGAGCAGGGTCGCGCCAGTGCACCTCTCGGCTTATCATGCCGCCCCATGATCAATGATCCCTTTGCTCGCCTGAACCTCGACCGCGAGGTGCTCAGCGTCAGCCAGCTCAACAACCGCGCCCGCCTGCTGCTGGAGGACGTGTTCTCCGGCATCTGGGTCGAGGGGGAAATCTCCAACCTCGCCCGCCCGGCCTCCGGCCACATCTACTTCACTCTGAAAGACAGCCAGGCCCAGGTGCGCTGCGCGCTGTTCCGGCAGAACGCTGCGCGCGTACGCCAGGCCCTGCGTGACGGATTGGCGGTGAAGGTACGCGGCAAGGTCTCGCTGTTCGAAGGACGCGGCGACTACCAACTGATTCTCGATGCCGTCGAGCCGGCCGGTGACGGCGCACTGCGCCTGGCCTTCGAGGCACTGAAGGAAAAACTTGGCACCGAGGGCCTGTTCGCCACCGAACGCAAGATCGCCCTGCCCGCCCATCCAAAGCGTATCGGCATTGTCACCTCGCCCACTGGCGCGGTGATCCGCGACATCATCAGCGTGTTCCGCCGCCGCGCCCCGCAGGTAGAGCTGAACCTGATCCCTACCGCCGTACAGGGTCGCGAGGCCACCGCGCAGATCGTCCGCGCCCTGCAACGTGCCGATGCGCAAGGTTTCGACGCGCTAATCCTGGCCCGTGGCGGCGGCTCGCTGGAGGATCTCTGGTGCTTCAACGAGGAAGCCGTGGCCCGCGCCGTGGCTGCGTGCGTCACGCCCATCGTCAGTGCCGTGGGCCACGAGACGGACGTTTCCATCGCCGACTTCGTCGCCGACGTGCGCGCACCGACGCCCTCGGCAGCCGCCGAACTGCTGGCGCCAGACAGCAGCGAACTGGTGCAGCGTCTGCACAACCTGCAGCGGCGCCTGGTGCTGCAGATGCAAGGCCGTCTGGCCCGCGAACGCCTGCGCCTGGACGGCGTGAGCAATCGCCTGCGTCACCCAGGCGAACGCCTGCGCCAGCAGGCGCAGCGCCTGGACGACCTGGACATGCGCCTGCGCCGCGCCTTCAACCAGCAACTCGCCAATCAGCGGGAACGCCTGGCCCGCCTCGATGCTCGCCTCGCTGCCCAGCATCCGGGGCGCAACCTGGCACTGCTGCGCCAGCGCCTCGACGGGCTGGCAGCGCGCCTGCCACGTGCCATGCAAGGCCAGCTACGCAGCCA
It encodes:
- the guaB gene encoding IMP dehydrogenase is translated as MLRISQEALTFDDVLLIPGYSEVLPKDVSLKTRLTRGIELNIPLLSAAMDTVTEARLAIAMAQEGGIGIIHKNMTIEQQAAEVRKVKKFESGVVKDPITIEADATVGDLFELTRLNNISGVPVLYNGDLVGIVTSRDVRFENRLDAKVREVMTPKERLVTVKEGEDKATVRKLLHKHRIERVLIVDDQYRLKGMMTVNDIEKAKAYPLASKDDQGRLRVGAAVGTGADTGDRVAALVNAGVDVIIVDTAHGHSKGVIDRVRWVKQNFPDVQVIGGNIATGAAAKALVEAGADGVKVGIGPGSICTTRIVAGVGVPQISAVANVAAALAGTGVPLIADGGIRFSGDLSKAIVAGASAVMIGSMLAGTEEAPGEVELFQGRSYKAYRGMGSLGAMAQAQGSSDRYFQDSSAGAEKLVPEGIEGRVPYKGAMAAIVHQLMGGLRASMGYTGCATIEEMRTKPEFVRITGAGMAESHVHDVQITKEAPNYRVG
- the guaA gene encoding glutamine-hydrolyzing GMP synthase; the protein is MAHDIHAHRILILDFGSQYTQLIARRVREIGVYCELHPWDMSDEDIRAFAPRGIILAGGPESVHEANSPRAPQAVFDLNVPVLGICYGMQTMAEQLGGKVEGSDLREFGYARVDVVGKSELLAGIEDHVDADGVLGLDVWMSHGDKVTRLPEGFHILASTPSCPIAAMCDDSRHYYGVQFHPEVTHTKQGGRILSRFVLEIAGCEPLWTPANIVEDAIRQVREQVGDANVLLGLSGGVDSSVVAALLHKAIGDQLTCVFVDNGLLRLHEGDQVMAMFAENMGVKVIRADAEEQFLSNLAGESDPEKKRKIIGRTFIDVFDAQASKLDNIQFLAQGTIYPDVIESAGAKSGKAHVIKSHHNVGGLPEEMNLKLVEPLRELFKDEVRKIGLELGLPYDMVYRHPFPGPGLGVRILGEVKKEYADLLRRADHIFIEELRKADWYHKTSQAFVVFQPVKSVGVVGDGRRYAWVVALRAVETVDFMTARWAHLPYELLETVSGRIINEIEGISRVTYDVSSKPPATIEWE
- a CDS encoding TonB-dependent siderophore receptor, with product MKPNRSSLSSQRAALLTLCLLPASHLLAQELELPSQEIVAAPTLEDDGYQAKRASTASKSSVALRDEAQSVQVVTPKTIEDYRVRSLDDAMKFVSGVSQSNTLGGTQDGFVKRGFGANADGSILRDGIRSSLSRNFSATTERVEVLKGPASLLYGALEPGGLINVTSKKPQYQWDTRIDAGSSSFGGGNLAVDVTGPIADSGLAFRLIAERQHEDYWRNFGTKENSLIAPSLSWEGERLRLNIAYEYKEYSTPVDRGTVIINSKPAKVSYKDRFGESWSKAEGIDELLTATAEYQLSDDWSTRLTYGWNNERYDYAEARPDPNGFNSPAGAMRRRSDGSEHDNQTQYLAWDWIGNSDLFGQPHDLLIGADTERVDNFRGDTWRGPAVGGFNIYNPVYGNLAAPSLLNPAQSDRSDELHSRSIYAKDNWHLNDQWILVLGGRYQRFEQLVEQGRGATYVRPTDRHDTTFLPFGGLVFQLNDQVAFYGNYSRSFVPNASDATTGQAFDPEEGRSYELGVKLDLPRGIGASLALFDIEKENVVVSNNNVSEAAGKVGSRGVELDISGRLSERWEVLGSYAYTDTEILDDPTNEGNELVNAARNIASLYITHHLDLPQQFGQWRLGGGARYVGERAGDNANTFWLDSYTVADAFISWDSQLLGEKTRLQLNVRNLFDERYYPSSGGNLRVAVGEPREVRLSASIEF
- a CDS encoding multicopper oxidase family protein; translated protein: MSFTRRQVLAGLAGLGIAGLGAGGVRYWLGRPENVATHDYELIAAPLDLELVPGHITPAWAYGGQAPGFELRCRQGERLRVRFINKLDVQSTIHWHGIRLPLEMDGVPYVSQAPVLPGEYFDYDFICHDAGSFWYHPHTTSAEQLGRGLVGPLIVEEREPTGFRHERTLSLKTWHIDEQGAFTEFLVPRQAAREGTRGRLSTINGEPNPDLELPAGQVVRLRLINVDNTITYRLNLPGGEARIYALDGNPVQPRPLGKEYWLGPGMRIDLALKVPAAGQELSLRNGPLRLATIKSVASSEPSADWPPALPANPIAEPDLARAETLRFNFEWAAMLSGNVEQGGSYKYWQINGQAWDINDKTCADRPIATLKKDGHYIFVLRNMAQYQHPIHLHGMTFKVLSSDRRQIIPYFTDTYLLGKNETARIAFVADNPGVWMFHCHVIDHMETGLMAAIEVV
- a CDS encoding multidrug/biocide efflux PACE transporter; its protein translation is MTQPLPRSLRERIGHSLAFEGIAVLICAPAMAWFMGKPLLQLGALTLMFSTVAMLWNMLFNYLFDRAQSRLGFERGLWARVCHALLFEGGLVVMLVPLAAWWLSIGLLEALLLDIVLILFFLPYTMAFNWIYDVLRARLLARREAQANAAICRGA
- a CDS encoding sugar ABC transporter ATPase, which encodes MTAQLILVPQISTLPAHEEKARAMLRWLVKREIVEALPTTCGQGGNGMAYAIGPGARRIAQHPELLPYGQPHNGLEIITHRCIYIPTRGFLEEAGCAECRKEVGVPLFDSLEVWWPGETDNFTCPECGHEDDINGFLFLQPCGFSNLGFIFNGWMDAGLRPAFVEEFGERLGFAVRQVRVDDPA
- a CDS encoding class I SAM-dependent methyltransferase; this encodes MILEPLDKRMINWDFSRFESRGCPFCDAISTKPSYIRPDRCSVLNCSMCGCYYVSPAPSENLLNDFYSSYHVAYFGGRISYGVENIKSELDVLDPQSDPRLSFVMKDMLLRLNAGYRILDFGCGTGEFLYQAKQLGASVVGVEFDHVAVSICHQLGLESVLLGGIDVLKNIDEKFDLIVLNDVIEHVLNPNQLISDLCELLDKGGKILIWTPNGDAIANDDRKTALRVDLEHMQYLTSGAVSELCRRNSLSVCHYQQLGFPSDRNFIDNLSERSWRAQIKSRLLVCLGGIGLMGFVRRALLRLGYKRSIYLSGGSYNLFCVLVKR